One genomic region from Sulfuriflexus mobilis encodes:
- a CDS encoding C40 family peptidase yields the protein MTPWIPKNLLCLCLCLLLTACAGQAPLPEREPADRHYPGSAAQDLIRLSREQLGAPYRYGGNSPTRGFDCSGLVQYVHARSGLSVPRTTTAQFRRSRAVPLHAIRPGDLLFFRIDDEKPSHVGIYTGKGRFIHAPSSGKAVRRTRLNNPYWRSRLLGAGRFI from the coding sequence ATGACCCCATGGATACCCAAAAATCTCCTCTGCCTGTGTCTTTGCCTGCTGCTGACAGCCTGCGCCGGCCAGGCCCCGCTACCAGAGCGTGAACCGGCTGACCGCCACTATCCGGGGTCTGCCGCACAGGATTTGATACGCCTGAGTCGTGAACAGCTCGGCGCCCCCTACCGATATGGCGGAAACTCCCCCACGAGGGGCTTTGATTGCAGTGGCCTGGTGCAATACGTCCATGCCCGCAGTGGCCTGTCCGTGCCCCGCACCACCACGGCGCAATTCCGGCGCAGCCGTGCCGTGCCCCTGCACGCCATTCGCCCCGGCGACCTGCTGTTCTTCCGCATTGACGATGAAAAACCCAGCCATGTCGGCATCTATACCGGCAAGGGCCGTTTTATCCATGCCCCTTCCTCGGGCAAGGCGGTCAGGCGAACGCGCCTGAATAATCCTTACTGGCGATCACGCCTGTTGGGAGCTGGGCGCTTTATTTAA
- the mrcB gene encoding penicillin-binding protein 1B → MRGLLWRAFGLLLLGGLGYTLYLDFTIRQQFEGKRWELPARVYARPLELYSGQSLSSKELVRELKAVGYQPRSRPEHPGSYRQTDNTLSLITRSFDFWDGSEPSRRLSLRFEGQQLVSLHEQDSGAVLDIVRLEPVLMGGIYPRHNEDRLLVQLDEVPSLLIKSLLSVEDRDFYQHHGIAPRAIARAMWANLRAGHTVQGGSTLTQQLVKNFFLSQERSLSRKLNEALMSLLVEWHYDKDEILEAYLNEVYLGQSGQRGIHGFGLASRYYFGRHISELDLPQMALLVAIVKGPSYYDPRRHPQRARERRNLVLSLMQEQGFIDNTAYNKAVRSKLVVIPKPRTTTNDYPAYLELVKRQLRRDYRDEDLRSEGLQIFTSFDPNVQWQAERALTRRIQALEEQRRLPKSALQGAAIITAIDNGEVLAVVGDRAPRASGFNRALDAVRPIGSLMKPAVYLSALEQHDKFTLASLLDDSYLLMTEQNGEQWQPANYDKLYHGKVLLQDALVHSYNVSTVRLGQVVGLDTIAANLKRLGIFREVHRYPSLPLGTVALSPVEVAQMYQVFAAGGFYSPLRSIREVLDAKGKPLQRYPLTVKQAFKPADVYLLNHGLRAVVEEGTAAGLMSRLPAGLVVAGKTGTTDDLRDSWFAGFSGAHMAVVWMGMDDNKSAGLTGASGAMLAWADMMKGIRTQALWQVAPESIETLWIDRASGLLGNEGCEQTVRIPFIKGTAPTSYADCAGGGFADTLRGVFGIFGK, encoded by the coding sequence ATGAGGGGGCTGCTATGGCGGGCATTCGGCCTGTTGCTGCTGGGGGGACTGGGTTACACCCTGTATCTCGATTTCACCATCCGTCAGCAATTCGAGGGTAAGCGCTGGGAATTACCGGCGCGTGTCTATGCCCGGCCGCTGGAATTGTATAGTGGTCAGTCGCTGAGCAGTAAGGAGCTGGTACGTGAATTAAAGGCGGTGGGTTATCAACCCCGCAGCCGCCCTGAGCACCCGGGTAGTTACCGGCAGACAGACAATACACTCAGCCTGATCACGCGCAGTTTTGATTTCTGGGACGGTAGCGAACCCTCCCGCCGGTTGAGCCTGCGTTTTGAGGGACAGCAACTGGTTAGTCTGCACGAACAAGACAGTGGCGCGGTACTGGATATCGTGCGCCTGGAGCCAGTGTTAATGGGCGGTATTTACCCCCGCCACAACGAAGACCGCCTGTTGGTGCAGCTGGATGAGGTGCCATCGTTATTGATAAAGTCATTGTTGTCTGTCGAGGACCGTGATTTTTACCAGCACCACGGTATCGCCCCACGCGCGATCGCCCGCGCCATGTGGGCCAACCTGCGTGCCGGGCATACCGTGCAGGGCGGCAGTACCCTTACCCAGCAACTGGTGAAAAACTTTTTCCTCAGTCAGGAGCGTAGTCTCAGTCGAAAGCTTAATGAGGCCCTCATGTCCCTGTTAGTGGAGTGGCACTACGACAAGGATGAAATACTCGAGGCCTACCTGAACGAGGTCTATCTCGGCCAGAGTGGTCAGCGCGGCATTCATGGTTTTGGACTGGCGAGTCGTTATTATTTTGGTCGCCATATCAGCGAACTCGATCTGCCGCAAATGGCCTTGTTAGTCGCCATCGTCAAGGGGCCTTCCTATTACGACCCGCGCCGCCACCCGCAGCGAGCCCGCGAACGGCGTAACCTGGTATTGTCGCTGATGCAGGAGCAGGGTTTTATCGATAACACGGCCTATAACAAGGCCGTACGCAGCAAGCTGGTGGTGATCCCCAAACCACGTACCACGACCAATGATTACCCGGCCTACCTGGAGCTGGTCAAGCGACAGTTACGTAGAGACTACCGTGATGAAGACCTGCGTTCAGAGGGGCTGCAAATCTTTACCAGTTTTGACCCGAACGTTCAGTGGCAGGCGGAGCGCGCCCTGACGCGCCGCATCCAGGCACTGGAAGAGCAACGTCGCTTGCCGAAAAGTGCCCTGCAAGGGGCCGCCATCATAACCGCGATCGATAACGGTGAGGTGCTGGCCGTCGTCGGCGACCGTGCGCCACGGGCCAGCGGTTTTAACCGCGCACTTGATGCGGTACGGCCGATAGGCTCATTAATGAAGCCGGCGGTGTACCTGAGTGCGCTTGAACAACATGACAAGTTTACCCTCGCCAGCCTGCTGGATGACTCGTATCTGCTGATGACGGAGCAAAACGGCGAGCAGTGGCAACCGGCCAACTACGATAAGCTCTATCACGGCAAGGTATTGTTACAGGATGCGCTGGTGCATTCTTATAATGTGTCTACGGTGCGATTAGGCCAGGTGGTGGGTCTGGACACCATTGCCGCCAATCTCAAGCGCCTGGGGATATTTCGTGAGGTGCACCGCTATCCGTCACTGCCTCTGGGTACGGTGGCCCTGAGCCCGGTAGAGGTTGCACAGATGTATCAGGTGTTTGCCGCGGGTGGTTTTTATTCGCCGCTGCGGAGTATTCGTGAAGTCCTCGATGCAAAGGGTAAGCCTTTGCAGCGTTACCCACTGACCGTCAAGCAGGCCTTCAAGCCTGCCGATGTCTACCTGCTGAACCATGGTCTGCGTGCCGTGGTCGAAGAGGGCACGGCGGCCGGGTTGATGTCACGCCTGCCGGCCGGGCTGGTCGTGGCCGGCAAGACCGGTACCACGGATGATTTACGCGATAGCTGGTTTGCCGGGTTTAGCGGCGCGCACATGGCCGTGGTCTGGATGGGCATGGATGATAACAAGAGTGCCGGACTGACCGGGGCCAGTGGGGCGATGCTGGCCTGGGCGGATATGATGAAGGGCATCAGGACCCAGGCGTTGTGGCAGGTGGCACCGGAAAGTATCGAGACCCTGTGGATAGACCGGGCCAGCGGCCTGCTGGGTAACGAAGGCTGTGAGCAGACCGTGCGTATTCCTTTTATTAAGGGTACCGCGCCGACGAGTTATGCGGATTGTGCCGGTGGCGGATTCGCCGATACCCTGCGTGGGGTGTTTGGAATTTTTGGAAAATAG
- a CDS encoding tetratricopeptide repeat protein, producing the protein MYENKLLKFIVTLFVPLWLSACGSLDTPLEAPVDVPVEERDHGAVSSYRIVPPPAEPGESARPDKAPHSALARLHDDARQQLHSGQYPTAVSTLERALRIAPRDAGLWQSLAEVRLQQRRFEMARNLAAKSNSLATGDKRLQAQNWRIIAQSHQAQGNQAAAQRAWLRVTELSR; encoded by the coding sequence ATGTACGAGAATAAATTATTGAAGTTCATCGTGACCCTGTTTGTGCCACTGTGGTTGTCGGCCTGTGGCAGCCTCGACACGCCGCTTGAGGCCCCTGTCGATGTGCCGGTGGAAGAACGTGACCATGGTGCCGTGAGCAGTTATCGCATTGTGCCGCCGCCCGCCGAACCGGGTGAATCGGCCCGGCCGGACAAGGCCCCGCATTCGGCACTGGCGCGTCTGCATGACGACGCCCGCCAACAGTTGCACAGTGGGCAGTACCCGACGGCCGTCTCGACCCTGGAGCGGGCCCTGCGTATCGCACCACGTGATGCGGGATTATGGCAAAGCCTGGCCGAAGTCCGCCTGCAGCAACGCCGTTTTGAGATGGCGAGGAACCTGGCCGCCAAATCGAATAGCCTGGCTACCGGCGACAAACGTCTGCAGGCCCAGAACTGGCGCATCATTGCCCAGAGTCACCAGGCGCAGGGCAACCAGGCGGCGGCGCAACGCGCCTGGCTACGGGTCACGGAACTGAGCCGCTAA
- a CDS encoding ATP-dependent DNA helicase has product MLSPAEQLGADGALARHIENFAPREEQQQMAAAVDAAIMQGGRLITEAGTGTGKTFAYLVPALMSGKKVIISTGTKTLQDQLFHRDIPTVRAALQMPVDVALLKGRANYLCLYRLEIAADKTRRRRDLARQWQQVRDWQVQTHSGDIAECSVLPEDAGIWSHVTANAENCLGQECPAFNDCYMIKARRRAQQADVLVVNHHLLLADMALRGDGFGEILPGAHAFIIDEAHQLPEAATQFFGLRLSSRQLNELASDTISEQLKEAGEAKAIAAAAEAMQKAVADLRLAFGEAPQRSPWQAMQGREAISQAVAELATTLGTLEDVLEPHAERGRGIEKCLRRTQAFIELLPQVTGEADDTFIQWFETFRRGFSLHLTPMDVADTFRGHMQESHAAWVFSSATLAVANSFDHFARRMGLEGAETKCWDSPFDFPNQAEVYVPEGLPEPNSRGYTAAVVEAALPVLRASQGRAFMLFTSHRALREAVDLLQARLQQAGLDYPLLVQGTVSRSDLLRQFREHGHAILLGTGSFWEGIDVRGEALTCVIIDKLPFASPDDPVLQARITAMRAAGGNPFMDYQLPTAVIALKQGAGRLIRDVDDYGVLMLCDPRLISKPYGKLFIRSLPAMKRTRKLAEVEAFYAHYASKQAETES; this is encoded by the coding sequence ATGTTAAGCCCAGCCGAACAACTCGGCGCCGATGGCGCACTCGCCCGCCACATCGAAAACTTTGCCCCGCGTGAAGAACAGCAGCAGATGGCCGCTGCCGTTGATGCGGCCATTATGCAGGGCGGCCGTCTGATCACCGAGGCCGGCACCGGCACCGGCAAGACCTTTGCCTACCTGGTGCCGGCACTCATGTCGGGCAAGAAGGTCATTATTTCCACCGGCACCAAGACCCTGCAGGACCAGCTCTTTCATCGTGATATCCCCACCGTGCGCGCTGCCTTGCAGATGCCGGTCGATGTCGCCTTGTTAAAGGGCCGCGCCAACTACCTGTGTCTGTACCGGTTGGAGATCGCCGCGGACAAGACACGTCGCAGACGTGACCTGGCACGACAATGGCAACAGGTCCGTGACTGGCAGGTACAAACTCATAGCGGTGATATCGCCGAGTGCAGCGTGCTGCCCGAGGATGCCGGCATCTGGTCGCACGTTACCGCCAATGCCGAGAACTGCCTGGGCCAGGAATGTCCTGCGTTTAATGACTGTTATATGATCAAGGCACGCCGACGCGCCCAACAGGCCGACGTGCTGGTGGTCAACCACCATCTGTTACTCGCCGACATGGCCCTGCGTGGTGACGGCTTTGGCGAGATCCTGCCCGGTGCGCACGCCTTTATCATTGATGAGGCGCATCAGCTCCCCGAGGCGGCGACACAGTTCTTTGGTCTGCGTCTGAGCAGCCGACAACTCAACGAACTGGCCAGCGACACCATCAGCGAACAACTGAAAGAGGCCGGTGAGGCCAAGGCGATTGCCGCCGCGGCCGAGGCCATGCAAAAGGCCGTTGCCGACCTGCGGCTGGCCTTTGGCGAGGCCCCACAACGTAGTCCCTGGCAGGCCATGCAAGGCCGCGAGGCAATCAGTCAGGCCGTCGCTGAACTGGCGACGACGCTCGGCACACTGGAAGACGTGCTCGAGCCGCATGCCGAGCGGGGCCGTGGTATCGAGAAGTGCCTGCGTCGCACCCAGGCCTTTATTGAATTGTTGCCACAAGTCACCGGCGAGGCCGACGACACCTTCATCCAGTGGTTTGAGACCTTCCGCCGTGGCTTCAGCCTGCACCTGACACCGATGGACGTGGCCGATACCTTCCGCGGTCACATGCAAGAGAGCCACGCCGCCTGGGTGTTCAGTTCCGCGACCCTGGCCGTGGCTAACAGCTTTGATCACTTTGCCCGGCGCATGGGACTGGAAGGGGCCGAGACCAAATGCTGGGACAGCCCGTTTGACTTTCCCAACCAGGCCGAGGTCTATGTGCCGGAGGGCCTGCCTGAGCCGAATAGCCGTGGTTATACCGCCGCGGTGGTCGAGGCCGCCTTACCCGTGCTCAGGGCGAGCCAGGGGCGGGCCTTTATGCTGTTTACCAGTCACCGCGCCCTGCGCGAGGCGGTCGACCTGCTGCAGGCCCGGCTTCAACAAGCCGGGCTGGATTACCCCTTACTCGTACAGGGCACGGTTTCGCGCAGTGACCTGTTGCGCCAGTTTCGCGAACACGGTCATGCCATCCTGCTCGGCACCGGCAGCTTCTGGGAGGGCATCGACGTGCGTGGCGAGGCCCTGACCTGCGTGATCATCGACAAGCTACCGTTTGCCAGTCCGGATGACCCGGTCTTGCAGGCACGTATCACGGCCATGCGTGCCGCCGGGGGTAACCCCTTTATGGATTACCAGTTACCCACCGCGGTGATCGCCCTGAAGCAGGGCGCCGGGCGTTTGATCCGCGATGTTGATGACTATGGTGTGCTCATGCTCTGTGACCCGAGGCTTATCAGCAAACCCTATGGCAAGTTGTTTATCAGGAGCCTGCCAGCGATGAAACGCACACGAAAACTTGCCGAGGTCGAGGCCTTTTATGCACACTATGCCTCAAAGCAGGCCGAGACCGAGAGCTAA
- the tsaB gene encoding tRNA (adenosine(37)-N6)-threonylcarbamoyltransferase complex dimerization subunit type 1 TsaB, with protein sequence MKILAIDTATEACSAALYLDGVCTQRYALAPRQHAELILGMCAELLAEAGVGLKALDSLAFGRGPGAFTGLRIAAGVIQGMAWANALPVVPVSSLAALSYGAWREHGHEKLMAAIDARIHEVYWGCYECNESGVMLVGEEQVCAAANTLLPAGQGWVGIGSGWAAYEAELSRHSGAHCIDYRGDVFPQAQDIARLAASAFSRGEAVSAEQALPVYIRDNVAKKKKDQR encoded by the coding sequence ATGAAGATCCTCGCCATAGATACCGCCACCGAGGCCTGTTCTGCCGCCTTGTATCTTGATGGTGTCTGTACACAGCGCTATGCGCTCGCCCCGCGACAACATGCCGAGTTGATCCTGGGCATGTGTGCAGAGCTATTGGCCGAGGCGGGCGTGGGGCTTAAGGCACTCGATAGCCTCGCCTTTGGCCGTGGCCCGGGGGCCTTTACCGGCCTGCGCATTGCCGCCGGTGTCATCCAGGGCATGGCCTGGGCCAATGCACTGCCCGTGGTCCCCGTTTCCTCGCTCGCCGCGCTTTCTTACGGTGCATGGCGAGAGCATGGCCATGAAAAGCTCATGGCCGCGATCGATGCACGCATCCACGAGGTGTACTGGGGCTGTTATGAATGCAATGAGTCCGGAGTGATGCTAGTGGGTGAGGAGCAGGTTTGTGCCGCAGCGAATACCCTATTGCCTGCAGGGCAAGGCTGGGTAGGTATCGGCAGCGGCTGGGCCGCTTACGAGGCCGAACTCAGTCGGCATAGCGGCGCGCATTGCATCGACTATCGGGGTGATGTCTTCCCGCAGGCGCAGGATATTGCGCGACTGGCGGCAAGCGCCTTTAGCCGTGGTGAGGCCGTAAGTGCCGAACAGGCCCTGCCGGTGTATATACGTGATAACGTCGCGAAGAAGAAAAAAGATCAGAGATAG
- a CDS encoding DUF302 domain-containing protein — protein sequence MKKLFLIVIFSLWGLMGASQVCLAGSGSVFTAEVKADFETTYTKVYKALEQNRFFVVFEPDIGANLSGFAERWGKDYNQNKLERIKSMVFCNGWYANQVSNADPDMLALCPLSLTMTHKDGVTRVLFIRPDRVARGTKAEKIAGELTRGVIEAINEGLK from the coding sequence ATGAAGAAACTTTTTCTCATAGTAATTTTTTCGTTATGGGGCCTGATGGGTGCAAGCCAGGTCTGTCTGGCCGGGTCAGGCAGTGTCTTTACCGCCGAGGTAAAGGCCGATTTCGAAACGACCTATACAAAAGTCTATAAGGCGCTAGAGCAAAACAGGTTTTTCGTCGTCTTTGAGCCCGATATTGGTGCAAATCTCTCTGGTTTTGCCGAACGCTGGGGCAAGGACTACAACCAGAACAAACTCGAACGCATCAAGAGCATGGTGTTCTGTAACGGCTGGTATGCGAACCAGGTCTCAAATGCCGACCCGGACATGCTCGCCCTCTGCCCGCTAAGCCTCACCATGACGCATAAGGACGGGGTGACCAGGGTCTTGTTCATAAGGCCGGACAGGGTGGCACGGGGAACGAAGGCGGAGAAGATCGCAGGGGAACTGACGCGGGGGGTTATTGAGGCGATTAACGAAGGGTTGAAGTGA